From the Gemmatimonadota bacterium genome, the window CAGCAACAAAACCCGGCCCGATCATCCCCCGCATCATCCGACGCAAACGCGGAGCAGACGCTGTTCGCCCTCGTTCCCGGGGGCTCTGCGCGTGAACGACGGTTCCGGCCGTCCGAGCCCGCTGGTGGCCTGGTACGCCGTCGGCGTGCTGATGATCGCCTTCATCTTTTCGTTCCTGGACCGGCTGATCCTCTCGCTTCTGGTTCCGCCCATCATGCGGGACCTGCAAATCGA encodes:
- a CDS encoding MFS transporter, with product MNDGSGRPSPLVAWYAVGVLMIAFIFSFLDRLILSLLVPPIMRDLQIDNFAIGLLGGLYFAVFYALMGLPIGRLADRSSRRLIV